One part of the Brachyspira sp. SAP_772 genome encodes these proteins:
- the rfaE1 gene encoding D-glycero-beta-D-manno-heptose-7-phosphate kinase: MKIKDIIKARVLVIGDLMLDRFTYGDVIRISPEAPVPVLHVNHEENYLGGAGNVARNIASLLNMEGRGDIGIIGVIGNDKSSETIIESMHNWNISNAGIIVDETRPTITKTRIVAGTQQIVRIDEENVEPYSKDIYKKIENVFLDKLKEYNVVIISDYAKGVITKEIAKKIIDACNKNNIQVLVDPAIKHFSYYKKATLMTPNLKEAVEGSDSKMPFYNFNTDSINKLGNDIVKKLSLSKLMITLGANGMALFDKDIQTFKDEVYIIPTKAKSVFDVSGAGDTVISVLGMCLSVGFSFKEASEIANTAAGVVVGKRGTSTLTLDELIKAL; this comes from the coding sequence ATGAAAATAAAAGATATTATAAAAGCTAGAGTATTGGTAATTGGTGATTTGATGTTAGATAGATTTACTTATGGTGATGTTATTAGAATATCTCCAGAAGCTCCTGTACCTGTTTTGCATGTTAATCATGAAGAAAATTATTTAGGCGGTGCTGGAAATGTGGCTAGAAATATTGCTTCACTACTAAACATGGAAGGAAGAGGCGATATAGGCATTATTGGTGTTATAGGAAATGATAAATCGTCAGAAACTATTATAGAAAGCATGCATAATTGGAATATATCTAATGCAGGTATAATAGTAGATGAAACTAGACCCACTATAACAAAAACTAGAATTGTTGCGGGTACTCAGCAGATAGTGAGAATAGATGAAGAAAATGTTGAGCCGTATTCTAAAGATATTTATAAAAAAATAGAGAATGTTTTTTTAGATAAATTAAAAGAATATAATGTTGTTATTATAAGTGATTATGCTAAAGGAGTTATCACTAAAGAAATAGCAAAAAAAATAATAGACGCTTGCAACAAAAATAATATACAAGTATTAGTTGATCCTGCCATAAAACATTTTTCTTATTATAAAAAGGCTACTTTAATGACTCCGAATTTAAAAGAAGCTGTAGAAGGCTCTGACAGTAAAATGCCTTTTTATAATTTCAATACAGATTCTATAAATAAATTAGGCAATGATATAGTAAAAAAATTAAGTTTATCAAAGCTTATGATTACACTTGGTGCTAATGGTATGGCATTATTTGATAAAGATATACAAACATTTAAAGATGAAGTTTATATAATACCTACTAAGGCTAAGAGTGTATTTGATGTTTCTGGTGCTGGGGACACAGTAATATCAGTTCTTGGTATGTGTCTTTCTGTTGGTTTTTCTTTTAAAGAGGCATCTGAAATTGCTAATACTGCTGCGGGAGTTGTTGTTGGTAAAAGGGGCACTTCCACTTTAACTTTAGATGAGCTTATCAAAGCTTTATAA
- a CDS encoding MFS transporter, which translates to MIENNKNNILAIVALVLLSFALGTCEFIVIGVLTDIAESFKVSEVIAGGLVSMFALFYSVCTPFSAAIAGKFNRFHFIIFTSILFIVGNFLCSLAFNYNLLMIIRIFLAIISGALISVSISFTPYVSTKEKRPMVVAWIYSGFSIASIFGVPIGTTISYNFGWRASFIFISIFSILMLIMMFISLPKNTPQYKIKLLHQFVIFKDVRFILSTLTILFGAASSYVLYTYLKPIFLNYVHIDNKYISIALLIFGVAVLFSNLLSGKLAEHNGVYNLRFIFVLQFICMIILPFAFNNYITSAVVILCIGFLMYLMNSPVQLNILDFTERDYPSCITLASSNNSFSFNFGIALGSFVGSNIFDSFGLKWVGFGGAVLSILAFLSVIMLYNFNIKNIDN; encoded by the coding sequence ATGATTGAGAATAATAAAAATAATATATTAGCTATTGTAGCTTTAGTTTTATTAAGTTTTGCTTTGGGTACTTGTGAGTTTATAGTGATAGGTGTTTTAACAGATATTGCTGAAAGCTTTAAGGTTAGTGAGGTTATTGCTGGAGGATTAGTTTCTATGTTTGCTTTATTCTATTCTGTATGCACACCTTTTTCTGCTGCTATTGCGGGTAAGTTTAATAGATTTCATTTTATAATATTTACTAGCATACTTTTTATTGTTGGAAACTTTTTATGTTCTTTAGCTTTTAATTACAATTTATTAATGATAATAAGAATATTTTTAGCAATTATTTCTGGAGCATTAATTTCTGTTTCAATATCATTTACTCCTTATGTTTCAACTAAAGAAAAAAGACCTATGGTTGTAGCTTGGATTTATTCTGGTTTTAGTATAGCTTCTATTTTTGGTGTTCCAATAGGCACTACTATAAGTTACAATTTTGGCTGGAGAGCTTCTTTTATTTTTATATCTATTTTTAGTATATTGATGCTTATAATGATGTTTATTTCTTTACCAAAAAATACTCCTCAATATAAAATAAAGTTATTACATCAATTTGTTATTTTTAAAGATGTTAGATTCATATTAAGTACATTAACAATTCTTTTTGGAGCGGCTTCTTCTTATGTACTTTATACTTATTTAAAGCCTATATTTTTAAATTATGTTCATATAGATAATAAATATATTAGTATTGCATTACTAATTTTTGGAGTAGCAGTTCTTTTTAGTAATTTGCTTTCTGGAAAATTGGCAGAGCATAATGGTGTTTATAATTTAAGATTTATATTTGTGCTTCAATTTATATGTATGATTATTTTGCCATTTGCTTTTAATAATTATATAACTTCTGCTGTAGTAATATTATGCATAGGATTTTTAATGTATTTAATGAACTCTCCTGTACAATTAAATATTTTAGATTTTACAGAGAGAGATTATCCTTCTTGTATTACTTTAGCTTCTTCAAATAATTCTTTTTCATTTAATTTTGGTATAGCTTTAGGTTCATTTGTTGGAAGTAATATATTTGATAGCTTTGGTCTTAAATGGGTTGGTTTTGGAGGAGCTGTATTATCCATATTAGCTTTTTTAAGTGTTATTATGCTTTATAATTTTAATATAAAAAATATTGATAATTAA
- a CDS encoding peptide ABC transporter substrate-binding protein: MKKLFAILSCIFILSCSNDVKNNEVIKVSVGAEPQSIDPSYLSAIDSMIYAVHIFEGLVTKDKEGNIIGGVAESWEVSPDGLNIIFHLRDNAKWSDGKKVTADEFVYSFRRLVDPTTASSYSFLASPIKNADKIMSGKLRKEELGVEAIDEKTLLIKFEAPTAYFLELFCIPIFSPLRADYIEDNEKWTFYPNTYIGNGPYKMIDRKIDELISLELNTNYWNKDNIVANRIDFIMLSDISTAYPALKEGSLHYSSRIQNNDIELLRKEGYLVITPSLGTAYYAVNNTNEVLKDKRVRKALALAIDRNYIVENITKGGEVPAGAFIPFGLKDVNGDFRENGGNYFSVSKEDYKANVEEAKRLLAEAGYSNGANFPVLEFKTNPGAGVTIAEAVQQMWKENLNVDMSITQEEWSVFQKNRQTRNYTVCRADWIGDYLDPMTFAQLFTSTSAGNRVGYSNINYDNLIKEAQSTIDNNKRMSNMHMAEDMLIGDDMALIPLYYYTAPSMKSPKLKDVVVDTLEIRRFFYSYLQ; this comes from the coding sequence ATGAAAAAACTATTTGCAATATTATCTTGTATTTTTATTTTATCTTGTTCTAATGATGTAAAAAATAATGAAGTAATAAAGGTGAGTGTTGGAGCAGAGCCTCAAAGTATAGACCCATCATATTTATCTGCAATTGATAGTATGATTTACGCTGTACATATATTCGAGGGTTTAGTTACAAAAGATAAAGAAGGCAATATTATAGGAGGTGTTGCAGAAAGTTGGGAAGTTTCTCCTGATGGATTAAATATTATATTTCATTTGAGAGATAATGCTAAATGGTCTGACGGCAAAAAGGTTACAGCAGATGAGTTTGTATATTCTTTTAGAAGATTGGTTGATCCTACTACAGCATCTTCTTATAGTTTTTTAGCTTCGCCTATTAAGAATGCTGATAAAATAATGTCGGGCAAGCTTAGAAAAGAAGAGTTGGGAGTTGAGGCAATAGATGAAAAAACTTTGTTAATAAAATTTGAAGCTCCAACTGCATATTTTTTGGAATTGTTTTGCATACCTATATTTTCTCCATTAAGAGCAGACTATATTGAAGATAATGAGAAATGGACTTTTTATCCAAACACATATATAGGAAATGGTCCTTATAAGATGATAGATAGAAAAATAGATGAATTAATATCATTAGAGTTAAATACAAATTATTGGAATAAAGATAATATAGTAGCAAACAGAATAGATTTTATAATGCTTTCAGATATATCAACAGCATACCCAGCATTAAAGGAAGGCTCATTGCATTACTCTTCAAGAATACAAAATAATGATATAGAGCTTTTAAGAAAAGAAGGATATTTAGTTATAACACCGTCTTTGGGTACTGCGTATTATGCTGTAAATAATACAAATGAAGTATTGAAAGATAAAAGGGTTCGCAAAGCCTTAGCATTAGCAATAGACAGAAACTATATAGTAGAAAATATCACAAAAGGCGGAGAGGTTCCTGCTGGAGCATTTATTCCATTTGGGCTTAAAGATGTAAATGGAGATTTTAGAGAAAATGGCGGCAATTATTTTAGCGTATCAAAAGAGGATTATAAAGCAAATGTTGAAGAGGCAAAAAGGTTGCTCGCTGAAGCTGGATACAGCAATGGGGCTAATTTCCCTGTGTTAGAGTTTAAAACTAATCCCGGTGCTGGAGTAACAATAGCTGAAGCGGTGCAGCAGATGTGGAAAGAAAATTTAAATGTAGATATGTCTATCACTCAAGAAGAATGGTCAGTTTTTCAAAAGAATAGACAAACAAGAAATTATACAGTATGCCGTGCCGATTGGATTGGTGATTATTTGGACCCTATGACTTTTGCTCAATTATTTACTTCAACAAGTGCAGGCAATAGAGTAGGCTACAGCAATATTAATTATGACAATCTCATAAAAGAAGCACAGTCTACAATAGACAATAATAAAAGAATGAGTAATATGCACATGGCAGAAGATATGCTTATAGGCGATGATATGGCTTTGATACCTTTATATTATTATACAGCACCTTCTATGAAAAGCCCTAAATTAAAAGATGTTGTAGTTGATACTTTGGAAATAAGAAGATTTTTTTACTCTTATTTGCAATAA
- a CDS encoding SAVED domain-containing protein, whose amino-acid sequence MAENKNVKIFHSIRGVSQNFGEMPQIDLEIDLDNEYNIYKYKDDNIIRKLKNIIVSKLEEANITKQDKIILYAIAPNSILVSIAYILEKYKYNFDFLPKPKDSLTWGYSDIDITDPELTNFIDSKSTKLRISNINQPIGIILSGRSNVDNIEEVYKDNENLIINKGFDYSYTNIITITHQIRLQENSDRSLVNKKCYDIFVSEINSIFNDIASYENIKEVHILSSIPANGLLYLGKKMASYKNNYLTFYIYNYSSNNNRYELGAILNSNLIDEY is encoded by the coding sequence ATGGCTGAAAATAAAAATGTTAAAATATTTCATTCTATAAGAGGTGTATCTCAAAACTTTGGAGAAATGCCGCAAATTGATTTAGAAATTGATTTAGACAATGAATATAATATATATAAATATAAAGATGATAATATTATAAGAAAACTAAAAAATATTATAGTATCCAAATTAGAAGAGGCAAATATTACAAAACAAGATAAAATTATTCTGTATGCAATAGCACCAAATAGTATACTAGTGTCTATAGCATATATATTAGAAAAGTATAAATATAATTTTGATTTTCTTCCAAAACCTAAAGATTCTCTTACTTGGGGATATAGCGATATTGATATTACCGACCCAGAATTAACCAATTTTATAGACAGTAAATCAACCAAATTAAGAATATCAAACATAAATCAGCCAATAGGTATAATATTATCAGGAAGGTCTAATGTTGATAATATAGAAGAAGTTTATAAAGATAATGAAAACCTAATTATAAATAAGGGTTTTGATTATTCATATACAAATATTATAACTATAACACATCAAATAAGACTGCAAGAAAACTCTGATAGAAGCTTAGTAAATAAAAAATGTTATGATATATTTGTAAGTGAAATAAACTCTATTTTTAATGATATAGCATCATATGAAAATATTAAAGAAGTTCATATATTAAGCTCCATACCAGCGAATGGGCTTTTATATTTGGGAAAGAAAATGGCTAGTTATAAAAATAATTATCTAACATTCTATATTTATAATTACAGCAGCAATAATAACAGATATGAATTAGGTGCAATACTAAATAGTAATTTAATAGATGAATATTAA